One Brassica napus cultivar Da-Ae chromosome A5, Da-Ae, whole genome shotgun sequence DNA window includes the following coding sequences:
- the LOC125608755 gene encoding acyl-CoA-binding protein, whose product MGLKEDFEEHAEKVKKLTASPSNEDLLILYGLYKQATVGPVTTSRPGMFSMKERAKWDAWKAVEGKSTDEAMSDYITKVKQLLEAEASSASA is encoded by the exons ATGGGTTTGAAG GAGGACTTTGAGGAGCACGCTGAGAAAGTCAAGAAGCTCACCGCGAGCCCATCGAACGAGGACTTGCTCATCCTCTACGGTCTCTACAAGCAAGCCACCGTTGGGCCAGTGACCACCA GTCGTCCTGGGATGTTCAGCATGAAGGAAAGAGCCAAGTGGGACGCTTGGAAGGCCGTTGAAG GGAAATCAACGGACGAAGCCATGAGTGACTACATCACTAAGGTGAAGCAACTCCTTGAAGCAGAGGCTTCCTCCGCTTCAGCTTGA
- the LOC106404814 gene encoding uncharacterized protein LOC106404814 encodes MVEEVVGLDVWESIKTSSVGVILRLKELNYTWSAKAVHHLLTNQLVVNNIHEIWSAIEGQPIRFSLYEFGDITSLNCEPFNINDEVEIDHKPFWEELGVSPSHGPMLSELQSLFTKIRNWSFEKRRMIGLLCVLSIGVLGISPDSRIPLDQAKRVLDIEAFDRYPWGRVGFSSLVNSVKIVSYEGRNKYTLRGCVHALFIWVYESIPGIGHEYGNHIEGNQVPLLSWYGSRGRINWDEFYKKEKSLHLKVRVRHLIVKQEAEIYPQWPEDKVDDDLHNLITYILHGELDDTYWNLNSRTAPVPNKEKRKLHACGSSLNSSRDDTFQLGLMEAMITLTAKVGSIDTVIVEKVLTAVDASVDEKVNARIGEAVLVFTQKISTLQEEIAQLREQMQATVPKNDAHYNVNHEDEVNSNDPSWMVQDKASSQMDAAIQCVVRKKAKKSEVKLTSPILLDTGGEKVVGTTQVKKPARGLKNVKKEKVEVPQLRDSGGTWSDSEDKQKYGNLGATLDQLAAVLDGPLQKCKTQLTKTQVYPYVGNSTVKGIIKGDVSKACYDPLAKVDETKFKKLLDYLRSLDGDNDVDTNFYIKLITPRNVWEKDRFGWLSDSHMASAMLMFHKRAMRDPSPYSAKIAFLEHWFVKMWVRDYKKYDPKTWKFSDTYKKVFNGNHPTEFSNNRKWLKDVDRLFLCHLINGDHWVALEVDLDKKIIHVYDSIQTVVPSHTDLLEECRPFTKMIPLLLKEMVPERKSSQQFRISRLKNVPHNEEPGDCGVYALKYIECKAIGCGFEGLSDQCILAMRIKLAAEIYDEVLGL; translated from the exons ATGGTGGAAGAAGTAGTTGGTTTAGATGTGTGGGAATCCATTAAAACATCATCTGTTGGAGTTATTCTGAGGCTGAAAGAGCTGAATTATACCTGGTCAGCCAAGGCGGTTCATCATTTACTTACAAACCAATTGGTGGTTAATAATATCCATGAGATATGGTCTGCTATAGAAGGTCAGCCAATTAGGTTTTCGCTATATGAGTTTGGTGATATTACGAGTTTAAATTGCGAGCCTTTCAACATAAATGACGAGGTGGAGATTGATCATAAGCCATTTTGGGAAGAGCTTGGTGTCTCTCCTTCACATGGTCCTATGCTTTCTGAGTTGCAGTCGTTGTTCACTAAAATTAGGAATTGGTCGTTTGAGAAGAGAAGAATGATTGGTTTACTATGTGTCTTGTCTATTGGAGTACTTGGCATCTCTCCAGACAGTAGAATTCCTTTGGATCAAGCAAAGAGAGTCCTAGACATAGAAGCATTTGACAGATACCCTTGGGGGCGTGTGGGATTTTCTAGCCTGGTAAATTCAGTGAAAATTGTTTCATATGAAGGAAGGAACAAGTATACACTTCGCGGATGCGTACACGCTCTCTTCATCTGGGTGTATGAGTCGATACCTGGTATTGGGCATGAATATGGGAATCATATTGAGGGTAACCAAGTTCCTCTTCTCTCCTGGTATGGATCTCGTGGTCGTATAAACTGGGATGAGTTTTATAAAAAGGAGAAAAGTCTCCATCTGAAG GTACGAGTCAGACATCTCATTGTCAAGCAAGAAGCTGAGATATACCCTCAATGGCCAGAGGACAAGGTTGATGATGATCTTCACAACTTGATCACATACATTCTACATGGTGAGCTCGATGATACGTATTGGAACTTGAACTCGCGTACTGCACCAGTACCAAacaaagagaaaaggaaatTG CATGCTTGTGGATCCAGCCTTAACTCAAGTCGAGATGATACATTCCAACTTGGCCTAATGGAAGCAATGATAACATTGACTGCAAAGGTTGGAAGTATTGACACAGTCATTGTTGAGAAGGTGTTGACTGCAGTAGACGCATCTGTAGATGAAAAAGTAAATGCAAGGATTGGTGAAGCCGTGCTGGTATTTACACAGAAAATCTCCACTTTACAAGAAGAGATTGCTCAACTTAGAGAGCAAATGCAAGCTACTGTCCCTAAAAATGATGCACATTACAATGTGAACCATGAAGATGAAGTCAACAGCAACGACCCG TCATGGATGGTCCAAGACAAAGCCTCATCACAAATGGATGCGGCAATACAATGTGTGGTTAGAAAGAAAGCCAAAAAATCCGAGGTCAAGCTAACATCTCCAATTCTACTTGACACTGGTGGTGAGAAGGTTGTTGGAACAACACAAGTAAAAAAACCAGCTAGAGGATTGAAAAATGTAAAGAAGGAGAAGGTTGAAGTTCCACAACTTAGGGATTCTGGTGGAACATGGTCTGATTCAGAAGACAAGCAAAAATATGGTAATCTAGGTGCCACATTAGACCAGTTGGCGGCAGTCTTGGATGGACCTTTGCAAAAATGCAAGACACAGCTGACAAAGACCCAAGTGTATCCATATGTAGGTAACTCAACTGTCAAAGGGATCATAAAAGGTGATGTCTCTAAAGCCTGCTATGATCCCTTAGCTAAAGTTGATGAGACAAAATTTAAGAAGCTACTGGATTATTTGCGAAGTCTTGA TGGTGATAACGATGTAGACACTAACTTCTATATAAAGCTAATAACGCCAAGAAATGTGTGGGAAAAAGATCGTTTTGGGTGGCTGTCAGATTCT catATGGCATCTGCAATGCTTATGTTTCATAAAAGAGCTATGAGGGACCCTTCACCGTACTCAGCAAAGATAGCTTTTCTTGAGCACTGGTTTGTCAAGATGTGGGTCAGAGACTACAAGAAATATGATCCTAAAACGTGGAAGTTCTCAGATACTTACAAGAAGGTGTTCAATGGCAATCACCCTACAGAGTTTTCCAACAACAGAAAGTGGCTGAAGGATGTGGATCGGTTGTTTCTTTGCCACTTGATAAATGGTGACCATTGGGTCGCTTTAGAAGTGGATCTTGACAAGAAAATAATCCATGTTTACGATAGCATACAGACAGTTGTCCCAAGCCACACGGATCTTCTAGAAGAGTGTCGTCCTTTCACGAAGATGATTCCTTTATTGTTGAAAGAAATGGTTCCAGAAAGGAAGAGTTCACAGCAGTTCAGGATTTCAAGACTTAAAAATGTTCCGCATAATGAAGAGCCTGGTGATTGTGGTGTTTACGCTCTGAAGTATATAGAGTGTAAGGCGATTGGCTGTGGTTTTGAAGGACTTTCTGATCAGTGCATTCTGGCAATGCGTATTAAGTTAGCTGCTGAGATCTATGATGAGGTTTTGGGTCTGTAG
- the LOC125608754 gene encoding pentatricopeptide repeat-containing protein At1g31790-like, whose protein sequence is MRTLELALSPPPASLIPSFKHSTTQSVGIDVKTTFDAQLLLRRPKHQSPEPVVVLQPHIAIDRSQIPIPRYSTSDILRIMDSLSLPGNEDLYSCLAKESTSECDQRGAYELTVHIMKSSVRPRTTFLNRLLLMHVSCGRLDTARQVFDRMPHRDFHSWAILILGYIEMGDFEEAALLFVSMLKHQNGASKITPWIMGCVLKASAMIRDLGLGQQVHGLCQKLGFIEEQDSSCLSGSLIRFYGEFGCLEDANLVLHQLSNADTLVWAAKVSNDYREGEFQQVISDFIEMGKHGVQKNALVFSSVLKASTWVSDGGRSGGGVHADAIKLGFDSDCLIRCRLIEMYGKYGKVKDAEKAFMSREDETNVSCWNAMVAGYMQNGCYIEAIKLLYQMKATGITVQDRLLNEVKLKPTFR, encoded by the coding sequence ATGAGAACTCTGGAATTAGCTTTATCGCCACCTCCGGCCTCTTTAATTCCTTCTTTCAAACACTCCACCACACAAAGCGTCGGAATCGATGTGAAGACCACCTTCGATGCTCAGCTTCTCCTAAGGAGACCCAAACACCAAAGCCCAGAACCCGTCGTCGTCCTTCAACCACATATTGCGATAGACAGATCTCAAATTCCAATTCCTCGTTACTCGACTTCCGATATTCTCCGAATCATGGACTCTCTGTCTCTACCTGGTAACGAAGACCTATACTCGTGTCTCGCCAAGGAATCAACCAGCGAATGCGATCAGCGTGGAGCTTACGAACTAACAGTTCATATCATGAAGTCAAGTGTAAGACCCAGAACGACGTTCCTCAACCGTCTTCTCCTGATGCACGTGTCGTGCGGTCGTCTTGATACGGCACGCCAGGTGTTCGATAGAATGCCTCACAGAGATTTTCATTCCTGGGCTATCCTTATCCTCGGCTACATTGAGATGGGTGATTTTGAAGAGGCTGCTTTGCTCTTTGTTTCTATGTTGAAACACCAGAACGGTGCTTCCAAGATCACGCCTTGGATCATGGGCTGCGTTCTAAAAGCGTCTGCTATGATCagagatttgggtttagggcaacAGGTACATGGCTTGTGTCAGAAGCTAGGGTTTATAGAGGAACAAGACTCATCATGTCTCTCGGGTTCCTTGATACGCTTCTACGGTGAGTTCGGATGCTTGGAAGACGCTAATCTTGTGCTGCACCAGCTCTCCAATGCTGACACCCTTGTTTGGGCAGCCAAGGTTAGTAACGACTACAGAGAAGGGGAATTTCAACAGGTGATCAGCGATTTCATAGAAATGGGTAAGCACGGGGTCCAGAAGAATGCTTTGGTATTCTCTAGCGTTTTGAAAGCAAGCACATGGGTCAGTGACGGTGGGAGAAGCGGTGGAGGAGTGCACGCAGATGCTATAAAGCTCGGGTTTGACTCGGATTGTCTGATCCGATGTCGGTTAATTGAAATGTATGGCAAGTATGGGAAGGTGAAAGATGCAGAGAAGGCGTTCATGAGTAGAGAGGATGAGACGAATGTTAGTTGCTGGAACGCTATGGTTGCGGGTTATATGCAGAATGGGTGTTATATTGAAGCCATTAAGCTTCTCTATCAAATGAAAGCAACTGGTATAACAGTACAGGATAGACTCTTGAATGAAGTCAAGCTCAAGCCCACCTTTAGATAA